In a genomic window of Virgibacillus sp. SK37:
- a CDS encoding flavin reductase family protein, with amino-acid sequence MDSRTFRDVMGKFATGITVVATDFDNEVKAMTVNAFMSVSLDPKLIAISIDEKASMYTILQETEQFGLSILSEEQKELSMIFAKQMEKDREIKFSQQDGVPVIKDSIATLSCQIKEKALAGDHMIFIAEVTEIDKKEGNPILFYGGQYRNLDKDA; translated from the coding sequence ATGGATAGTCGTACATTTCGTGATGTAATGGGAAAGTTTGCAACTGGTATTACAGTGGTGGCAACCGATTTTGATAATGAAGTTAAGGCAATGACTGTTAATGCTTTTATGTCTGTCTCATTAGATCCTAAACTAATTGCAATATCGATTGATGAAAAGGCAAGTATGTATACTATTTTACAAGAAACAGAACAGTTTGGTTTGAGTATATTATCAGAGGAACAAAAAGAATTATCTATGATATTTGCAAAGCAGATGGAGAAAGATAGAGAAATCAAATTCTCTCAACAAGATGGTGTGCCTGTCATCAAAGATTCCATTGCAACTTTGTCTTGCCAGATAAAAGAAAAAGCTCTCGCAGGTGATCATATGATCTTTATTGCGGAGGTTACAGAAATAGATAAGAAAGAAGGAAATCCAATTCTCTTTTATGGAGGACAGTATCGTAATCTTGATAAGGATGCTTAA
- a CDS encoding dynamin family protein, which translates to MNVVFLKEKIDTEIKLHHLAALYRLIINNEDEKNAKKILDLYKKQQKEEVIISFAGHFSAGKSSMINALLENDILPKSPIPTSANIVRITSGGGYARVYFRDEQPIQFTEPYDIDRIKAYSKDKNAIKQIDISTSQKIIPKGCYIIDTPGIDAADDADRIMTEGSLHLVDIVFYVMDYNHVQSEVNLEFLKGLQDKSIPYYVIVNQIDKHDEQELTFKAFQQSIEQTFKQWNVYPEQIFFSSLTDTNATHNQFEAIKNKLFTFLNKKRNDLYTIEASVWQVMTEHKRFLEAKYEEMEIELSDEQANSLTDTSTIEEFNNQLSALLREPAEIEEQFIEELNQTLKNAYLMPAELRDIAESFLQSRQPDFKVGFLASKRKTDEARENRMENFLTALQKNMETAIEWKLREKFTNLLKVNKVSNTKLQQLVQKLGISLTSESILGKLKPGAKVNGEYVLNYTNEVANEIKSRYKKEALNLIGQIKEQQASANEQKIAETEEKLVELKKAHSQQLRVESLRNNLYEKVDQLEEQLKLNEVEKSTWEHINEAAEDLEVPIKMAEEKSNDYDTAGKIDRAAVVSEQINKQHKSMTTERVIDDVKKVIQTINDSPGFQAIVEDLKRKKAKLENQAYTIALFGAFSAGKSSFANALLGERVLPVSPNPTTATVNRINPVSENYPHGTVVIKVKDEETLKNDVKLITKNVSSKEGNLEELLEWIKKENIQQHAQLGNLYQSYLRAMLTGYEDMKEYIGGNLTVPIHEFPAYVSDEAKASFIESIDLYYDCSLTRQGVTLVDTPGADSVNARHTNVAFDYIKHADAILYVTYYNHALARADKDFLTQLGRVKDTFQLDKMFFIVNAADLAEDQTEINMVTNYVKEQLVQLGIRIPRLYPVSSKLSLKEKENNSQLNEDMQFFENEFNQFIHQDLSALTAHSAIWDMKRAYTNMAHYKESVNMDQQSKENFRLQLQDNQKTIAQLIDNTDTHIQEDQLIQKIDKQLHYVLERTSIQFHDLFKESFNPTTITESGKDAKPQLWKSLEQLIGYVGHELLQELRAVSLRVEAMGNNLAEEMYEYLIKTSNDIDGTLTFPKYEAADLTTPEFSVAFKSIDLGKFDKILSKFKNTKTFFAQNEKEKMKDRIYEQLEPLISNYLSENKSLITQDYLTQWDELVNTIKREMKKHLHQHTDSYLEMMSSDVNIEVINQKLSTLKVTLANHDVRMDENEQK; encoded by the coding sequence ATGAATGTTGTGTTTTTAAAAGAAAAAATAGATACAGAGATAAAGCTTCATCATTTGGCAGCTTTATACCGATTAATAATAAATAATGAAGATGAGAAAAATGCTAAAAAAATCTTAGATTTATATAAAAAACAACAAAAAGAAGAGGTCATAATTAGCTTTGCAGGACATTTTTCTGCAGGGAAATCCTCTATGATTAACGCGCTTCTCGAGAATGATATATTACCTAAGAGTCCCATACCAACAAGTGCCAATATTGTAAGGATAACATCAGGGGGCGGTTATGCAAGGGTTTATTTTCGTGATGAGCAACCGATACAGTTTACAGAGCCTTACGATATCGATCGTATTAAAGCTTACTCCAAGGATAAGAATGCTATTAAACAAATTGATATTAGCACGTCCCAAAAGATTATTCCCAAGGGATGCTATATCATTGACACGCCAGGTATAGATGCCGCTGATGATGCTGATCGAATCATGACAGAAGGCTCTTTACATTTGGTTGATATTGTTTTTTATGTAATGGATTATAATCATGTACAATCAGAAGTGAACTTGGAATTCTTAAAAGGATTACAGGATAAGTCTATACCTTATTACGTTATAGTTAACCAAATCGACAAACACGATGAACAAGAGTTGACATTTAAAGCTTTTCAACAAAGTATTGAGCAAACATTTAAGCAATGGAACGTTTATCCAGAACAAATCTTTTTTTCCTCGTTAACAGATACAAATGCAACTCATAATCAATTTGAGGCTATAAAGAATAAACTGTTTACCTTTTTAAATAAAAAACGTAACGATTTATATACCATTGAGGCTTCTGTTTGGCAGGTAATGACAGAACATAAGCGGTTTCTTGAAGCAAAATATGAAGAAATGGAAATCGAATTATCTGATGAACAGGCTAACTCGTTAACGGACACATCCACTATAGAGGAATTCAATAATCAGCTTTCTGCCCTTTTGAGGGAGCCTGCTGAGATAGAAGAGCAATTTATCGAAGAATTGAATCAAACATTAAAAAATGCTTATTTGATGCCAGCTGAACTTAGAGATATTGCCGAATCTTTTTTACAATCCCGGCAACCAGATTTTAAAGTTGGTTTTCTAGCGAGTAAACGAAAAACAGATGAAGCTAGAGAGAATAGAATGGAAAATTTTCTTACTGCTCTTCAGAAGAATATGGAAACAGCGATTGAATGGAAACTACGTGAAAAATTCACTAATTTATTAAAGGTAAACAAGGTTTCCAACACAAAATTACAGCAGTTAGTTCAAAAACTAGGGATCTCTTTAACTAGCGAAAGTATATTGGGAAAACTAAAACCTGGTGCAAAAGTTAATGGTGAATATGTGCTGAACTACACCAACGAAGTAGCAAATGAAATAAAAAGCAGATACAAAAAAGAGGCACTCAATCTTATTGGACAAATAAAAGAGCAACAGGCATCTGCAAACGAGCAAAAGATAGCGGAAACCGAAGAAAAACTGGTTGAACTAAAAAAAGCTCATTCACAACAATTAAGAGTAGAGAGCTTGCGAAATAATTTGTATGAAAAGGTGGACCAGTTAGAAGAACAACTTAAGTTAAATGAAGTTGAAAAATCAACCTGGGAACATATAAATGAAGCAGCTGAAGATTTGGAAGTTCCAATTAAAATGGCAGAGGAGAAATCCAACGACTATGATACAGCAGGAAAGATTGACAGGGCTGCAGTTGTATCCGAACAAATAAACAAACAACATAAATCGATGACTACAGAAAGAGTTATAGATGATGTGAAGAAAGTAATTCAAACAATTAATGATTCTCCAGGATTTCAAGCTATAGTAGAAGATTTAAAACGGAAGAAAGCAAAACTGGAAAATCAGGCTTATACGATAGCTTTATTTGGAGCATTTAGTGCAGGGAAGTCTTCATTTGCTAATGCCCTCTTAGGCGAGAGGGTTTTGCCAGTTTCGCCTAACCCAACTACAGCAACGGTAAATCGGATAAACCCGGTTTCTGAAAATTACCCACATGGCACTGTAGTAATTAAAGTTAAGGATGAGGAAACATTAAAGAATGATGTTAAACTGATAACCAAAAATGTATCCTCTAAAGAAGGAAATCTTGAGGAATTATTGGAATGGATTAAAAAAGAAAATATACAACAACATGCACAGCTTGGTAATTTGTATCAATCCTATTTGCGCGCCATGTTGACAGGTTATGAAGATATGAAAGAATATATTGGGGGCAATTTAACTGTTCCAATTCATGAGTTTCCTGCCTATGTGTCCGATGAAGCAAAAGCGAGTTTTATAGAATCGATTGATCTTTATTATGATTGCTCCTTGACACGACAGGGGGTCACACTTGTGGATACTCCTGGTGCAGATTCGGTAAATGCTCGTCATACAAATGTAGCTTTTGATTATATCAAACATGCTGATGCAATCTTATACGTAACATACTATAATCACGCATTGGCTCGAGCGGATAAAGACTTTTTAACACAACTAGGGAGGGTAAAAGACACCTTTCAATTAGATAAGATGTTCTTTATTGTAAATGCAGCAGATCTTGCAGAAGACCAAACAGAAATCAATATGGTAACAAACTACGTTAAAGAACAATTAGTCCAACTTGGAATTAGGATTCCCAGACTATATCCTGTGTCCAGTAAACTATCATTAAAAGAAAAAGAAAATAACTCACAACTTAACGAAGACATGCAATTTTTTGAGAATGAGTTTAACCAGTTTATTCATCAAGATTTATCAGCATTAACAGCTCATTCCGCTATTTGGGATATGAAGCGGGCTTATACCAATATGGCACATTACAAAGAGTCTGTTAATATGGATCAACAATCAAAAGAAAATTTCAGATTACAACTGCAAGATAATCAGAAAACAATTGCGCAATTAATAGACAACACAGATACACATATTCAAGAAGACCAACTTATCCAGAAAATTGATAAACAACTCCATTATGTATTGGAAAGGACTTCCATTCAGTTTCATGATCTATTTAAGGAATCATTTAACCCAACGACAATTACTGAATCTGGTAAAGATGCCAAACCACAACTTTGGAAAAGTTTAGAGCAATTGATTGGTTATGTTGGCCATGAGTTACTTCAAGAATTGCGGGCGGTTTCTTTGCGTGTGGAAGCAATGGGAAATAATTTGGCTGAAGAAATGTATGAATATCTAATTAAAACCAGTAACGATATAGATGGTACATTAACGTTCCCTAAATATGAAGCTGCAGATTTGACTACTCCTGAATTTTCTGTTGCTTTTAAGTCTATTGATCTTGGGAAATTTGATAAGATTTTATCAAAATTTAAAAACACGAAAACTTTCTTTGCTCAGAATGAAAAAGAAAAGATGAAAGATAGAATCTATGAACAATTAGAACCCCTTATCAGTAACTATTTAAGTGAGAATAAGTCATTGATAACCCAAGATTATTTAACTCAATGGGATGAATTAGTAAATACAATAAAGCGGGAGATGAAAAAACATCTTCATCAGCATACAGATAGTTATTTGGAAATGATGTCTTCCGATGTAAATATCGAAGTCATCAACCAAAAGTTATCTACTTTAAAAGTAACCTTAGCCAATCATGATGTAAGGATGGATGAAAATGAACAAAAATAA
- a CDS encoding acyl-CoA carboxylase subunit beta translates to MSYIEVLQNKIENIEKGGHEKYHQKNEEKGKLFVRKRLELLFDEGLNVEDAFFANCMDGSLPADGVVTGIGKIHGQDVCVMANDSTIKAGSWGKRTVEKIIRIQETAEKMEIPMLYLVDSAGARITDQIEMFPGRRGAGKIFHNQIKLSGRIPQICLLFGPSAAGGAYIPAFSDIVIMVDGNASMYLGSPRMAEKVIGEKVSLEEMGGAKMHCSVSGVGDVLVKTEEDAIEYAKNYLSYFPKNFRHKPAQIEPKKAESIEKSIKDIIPENQNAPFNMHDLIKKIIDEGSFCEIKKKFAPELITGLARIDGKSIGIIANQPRMKGGVLFPDSADKSAKFVQLCDAFNIPLLFLVDVPGFMIGTKVERAGIIRHGAKMLATMSEATVPKISVIVRKAYGAGLYAMAGPAFEPDCCIALPTAQIAVMGPEAAVNAVYANKIAELLEEERPAFIKEKQDEYKENIDIYRLASEMVVDAVIDPNRLREELIQRYSIYDAKNVSFTDRKHGVYPV, encoded by the coding sequence ATGTCGTATATAGAAGTATTGCAGAATAAAATCGAAAATATAGAGAAAGGTGGTCATGAAAAGTATCATCAGAAGAACGAAGAAAAAGGTAAATTATTTGTTCGAAAAAGGTTAGAGTTGTTATTTGACGAAGGCTTAAATGTTGAAGATGCTTTCTTTGCTAATTGTATGGACGGCTCTTTACCAGCGGATGGAGTTGTAACTGGTATTGGGAAAATTCATGGGCAGGATGTCTGTGTAATGGCAAACGATTCTACAATAAAAGCCGGCTCCTGGGGGAAACGAACAGTAGAGAAAATCATTCGTATTCAAGAAACGGCCGAAAAAATGGAAATACCAATGCTTTACTTGGTGGACTCAGCTGGTGCGAGAATCACAGATCAAATAGAGATGTTCCCAGGCAGACGTGGGGCGGGAAAAATTTTCCACAACCAAATCAAATTGTCTGGACGCATTCCGCAAATTTGTTTGTTATTCGGTCCATCGGCTGCCGGAGGAGCTTATATCCCTGCTTTTAGTGATATAGTTATTATGGTGGATGGTAATGCATCTATGTATTTAGGTTCACCGCGAATGGCCGAGAAAGTTATCGGTGAAAAAGTTAGTTTGGAAGAAATGGGCGGGGCAAAAATGCATTGCTCTGTTTCTGGAGTTGGTGATGTATTAGTTAAAACCGAAGAAGATGCGATTGAATATGCGAAAAACTATTTAAGTTATTTTCCAAAGAACTTCAGACACAAGCCAGCCCAGATCGAACCTAAAAAAGCGGAATCTATAGAAAAGTCCATTAAAGATATCATTCCCGAGAATCAAAATGCCCCATTTAACATGCATGATCTCATTAAAAAAATAATTGATGAGGGAAGCTTTTGTGAGATTAAGAAAAAATTTGCACCTGAATTAATTACTGGTTTAGCTAGAATAGATGGTAAATCTATCGGCATTATTGCAAACCAGCCACGGATGAAGGGTGGAGTGCTTTTCCCTGACTCAGCTGATAAATCTGCTAAATTTGTACAGTTATGTGATGCCTTCAATATCCCATTACTCTTTCTCGTGGATGTACCTGGATTTATGATTGGTACAAAGGTGGAAAGAGCTGGGATCATCCGGCATGGAGCTAAAATGCTGGCAACTATGAGTGAAGCTACAGTGCCCAAAATATCGGTAATTGTCAGAAAAGCTTATGGTGCTGGATTGTACGCAATGGCCGGCCCGGCGTTTGAACCCGATTGTTGTATTGCTTTACCGACAGCCCAAATTGCAGTAATGGGGCCTGAGGCAGCTGTCAACGCAGTATATGCTAATAAAATTGCTGAACTTCTTGAAGAAGAAAGACCAGCCTTTATTAAAGAGAAACAGGATGAATACAAAGAAAATATTGATATTTACCGGCTTGCATCTGAGATGGTTGTTGATGCAGTGATTGATCCGAATCGTTTAAGAGAGGAATTAATCCAGCGTTATTCTATTTATGATGCAAAAAATGTTAGCTTTACGGATCGAAAGCATGGAGTGTATCCTGTTTAA
- a CDS encoding acyl-CoA dehydrogenase family protein: protein MNFELTKEQAMIKKMVRDFAEEVIRPRAIEIDTKAEFPKDIFDQLGELGLMGIPFPEKYGGSGGDTLSYALAVEEIGRVCGSTGLSYAAAVSLGASPIYYFGTDEQKKEFLTPLAEGKALGSFGLTEPNAGSDAGGTRTTAVEDGDDYVINGEKCFITNASFAKTVIVTAVTGKNEKGKNIISAIIVPTDSEGIKITSNYDKMGVRGSDTAEIVLTNVRVAKKNLLGDPEKGFKQFLHTLDGGRISIAALGLGIAQGSLDKALTYAKERKQFGKPISSFQAIQFKLADMSMEVELARNMVHKAAWLKDNHKPFSKEAAYAKLYATETAFRSANQAIQIHGGYGYMREYEVERYLRDAKLLEIGEGTSEVQRLVIARQLGC from the coding sequence ATGAATTTTGAGTTAACAAAAGAACAAGCGATGATTAAAAAAATGGTTCGTGACTTTGCTGAAGAAGTTATTCGTCCAAGAGCAATTGAGATTGATACAAAGGCAGAATTTCCCAAAGATATATTTGATCAGTTAGGCGAGCTCGGGTTAATGGGAATACCTTTTCCAGAGAAATATGGTGGATCCGGTGGAGATACATTATCGTATGCACTTGCTGTAGAAGAGATAGGAAGGGTTTGCGGAAGCACTGGCCTGAGCTATGCGGCTGCAGTATCTCTTGGTGCTAGTCCAATTTATTATTTTGGCACAGATGAACAGAAAAAAGAATTTTTAACACCTTTAGCTGAAGGCAAAGCGCTAGGATCTTTTGGATTAACAGAGCCTAACGCCGGTTCAGACGCAGGAGGAACGAGAACTACTGCAGTGGAAGACGGAGATGACTATGTAATCAATGGCGAAAAATGTTTTATTACTAATGCCAGCTTTGCAAAGACTGTGATTGTTACAGCTGTTACGGGAAAAAACGAAAAGGGTAAAAATATCATCTCGGCCATTATCGTCCCTACAGATTCTGAAGGCATTAAGATTACAAGTAATTACGATAAAATGGGCGTAAGAGGTTCAGACACAGCAGAGATCGTTTTAACAAATGTACGTGTGGCTAAAAAGAATTTATTAGGCGATCCTGAAAAAGGTTTTAAGCAATTTCTTCATACCCTTGATGGGGGACGTATTTCTATTGCAGCTTTAGGCCTTGGTATCGCTCAAGGATCATTGGATAAGGCATTGACCTATGCAAAGGAACGTAAGCAGTTTGGAAAACCAATTTCCAGCTTTCAAGCCATTCAATTTAAACTTGCAGATATGTCAATGGAGGTCGAGCTGGCCAGGAATATGGTACATAAAGCAGCATGGTTGAAGGATAATCATAAGCCTTTTAGTAAAGAGGCGGCATATGCCAAACTGTATGCTACAGAAACAGCCTTCAGATCAGCGAATCAAGCGATACAAATTCATGGAGGCTATGGCTACATGAGAGAATATGAGGTTGAAAGGTATTTGCGGGATGCCAAACTATTGGAAATCGGGGAAGGTACTTCAGAAGTTCAAAGATTAGTTATTGCTAGACAGCTAGGTTGTTAG
- a CDS encoding enoyl-CoA hydratase, which produces MKELISLEVVDQHIAVLTLNRPEAANALSKDLLDQLNHVIGKINNNPDIYCTIITGASEKAFCAGADLKERKGMTDSEVIEAVSYIGSTIQSVEKMKSPVIAAINGVAFGGGLELALACDLRISAAHAKMGLTETALAIIPGAGGTQRLPRLIGVGQAKRLIYTAKPVAADEALSIGLVEQLSDKEKLLEDALEIAKKITQNGPVALRQAKTAIDHGMQTDITTGLLIEHLSYKETIPTRDRLEGLEAFQQKRKPLYKGV; this is translated from the coding sequence ATGAAGGAACTCATTTCATTAGAGGTCGTTGATCAACATATCGCCGTATTAACCCTTAACCGACCGGAAGCAGCAAACGCATTATCGAAAGATTTACTTGACCAGTTAAATCATGTGATAGGCAAAATAAATAACAACCCGGATATTTACTGTACCATTATAACAGGTGCTAGTGAAAAAGCTTTTTGCGCTGGTGCTGACTTAAAGGAACGGAAGGGAATGACAGATTCGGAGGTTATTGAAGCTGTCAGTTATATAGGCTCAACGATCCAATCGGTTGAAAAAATGAAAAGTCCAGTGATTGCAGCCATAAATGGTGTTGCATTTGGGGGTGGTCTGGAGCTTGCATTAGCATGTGACCTTCGGATATCAGCTGCTCATGCAAAGATGGGACTTACAGAAACAGCTTTGGCAATCATACCAGGAGCTGGCGGCACCCAGCGATTACCTCGTCTAATTGGAGTCGGCCAGGCAAAGCGCTTAATCTATACTGCCAAGCCTGTTGCAGCAGATGAAGCGCTTTCTATCGGGTTGGTAGAACAGCTTTCAGATAAAGAAAAATTATTGGAGGATGCATTGGAGATCGCTAAAAAAATTACTCAAAATGGACCTGTTGCTCTACGTCAGGCTAAAACAGCGATTGATCACGGTATGCAAACAGACATAACTACGGGGCTACTCATCGAGCATCTTTCTTATAAGGAAACAATTCCGACTAGAGATAGGTTAGAAGGATTAGAAGCCTTTCAACAAAAGAGGAAACCATTGTATAAAGGGGTATAA
- a CDS encoding acetyl/propionyl/methylcrotonyl-CoA carboxylase subunit alpha, with protein MIKKVLIANRGEIAARIIRTCKKLDILTVAVYSEADQKAPYVSMADESYLIGPPRVNESYLNTEKILSVAKEVNADAIHPGYGFLSENGDFAEACKKEGIIFIGPSSQIIKQMGDKIAARKEMQKAGVPVVPGTSEAVPSVEEALEVAGQIGYPIMLKATAGGGGIGMQVVRSDNELAKAFESNSKRALTFFGNGAMFMEKKIENARHIEIQVLADHHGNVVHLFERDCSIQRRNQKVIEEAPSTFISEKTREEMGSAAVKAAKTLGYTNAGTIEFLVDQNENFYFLEMNTRIQVEHPITEEITGTDIVEAQFAIANNERLKIDQHELRIDGHAIEVRIYAEDHVSFFPSPGHISKLELPKGKSVRNEIAVTSEYDVTPFYDPMIGKLIVKGNNRDDAINLLKQALLEYKVEGIKTNIPMLLNIVDSEPFKKGKTTTAFVEEHYLPSLTKN; from the coding sequence ATGATTAAAAAAGTTCTAATAGCAAATCGTGGTGAAATAGCTGCACGTATTATTCGTACTTGTAAGAAATTAGATATTTTAACAGTAGCTGTATATTCAGAAGCTGATCAAAAAGCTCCATATGTCTCCATGGCCGATGAAAGCTATTTAATTGGACCACCAAGGGTAAATGAGAGTTACTTAAATACGGAAAAAATATTATCTGTTGCGAAAGAAGTAAATGCGGATGCAATACATCCTGGATATGGATTTCTTAGTGAAAATGGAGACTTTGCAGAGGCTTGTAAGAAGGAAGGAATTATATTTATTGGTCCTTCTAGTCAAATTATAAAACAAATGGGAGACAAAATTGCAGCACGTAAAGAAATGCAAAAGGCGGGTGTTCCGGTTGTTCCTGGCACCAGCGAGGCCGTGCCATCTGTTGAGGAAGCTCTGGAAGTTGCCGGGCAAATTGGTTATCCGATTATGCTTAAGGCAACGGCCGGAGGAGGCGGAATCGGAATGCAAGTTGTGCGTTCTGATAATGAGTTGGCAAAAGCATTTGAAAGTAATTCCAAGCGGGCACTCACCTTCTTTGGTAACGGAGCGATGTTTATGGAAAAGAAAATTGAGAATGCCAGGCACATAGAAATTCAAGTTTTAGCCGACCATCATGGTAACGTTGTCCACCTATTTGAGAGAGATTGTTCCATTCAACGAAGGAACCAAAAAGTTATTGAGGAAGCCCCTTCTACTTTTATTTCTGAAAAAACAAGGGAAGAAATGGGAAGTGCTGCAGTAAAAGCAGCAAAAACATTAGGCTATACAAATGCGGGTACAATAGAATTTCTTGTAGATCAAAATGAAAACTTTTACTTTTTGGAGATGAATACAAGAATCCAAGTGGAGCACCCGATAACGGAGGAAATTACAGGAACAGATATTGTTGAAGCACAATTTGCTATTGCGAATAATGAGAGACTTAAGATAGACCAACATGAATTAAGAATAGATGGCCACGCAATTGAGGTACGAATCTATGCAGAGGATCATGTTTCCTTTTTTCCATCACCTGGCCATATATCAAAACTGGAGTTGCCAAAAGGAAAGTCAGTGCGAAATGAAATAGCAGTAACAAGTGAGTACGACGTAACTCCATTTTATGATCCAATGATTGGAAAGTTGATAGTAAAAGGCAATAATAGAGATGATGCTATTAATTTATTAAAACAAGCTTTGCTTGAGTATAAGGTGGAAGGAATTAAGACAAATATACCAATGCTACTTAACATCGTAGATAGTGAACCTTTCAAAAAAGGCAAAACCACAACAGCGTTTGTTGAGGAACACTATTTACCATCATTGACCAAAAACTAA
- a CDS encoding AMP-binding protein, giving the protein MSLRKITVGELLEEQVNLYPDQEAVIYPELNMRKTYSEFNEMVDKAAKGLMALGIKKGEHVAIWSDNKPEWLTSQFATGKMGAVLVTVNTNYQAKELEYLLKQSDATTLIMAESYKGTSYIDILKKVCPEFSTAEKGKLHSGKLPRLKNIIIIGETTYSFAYNWDEVLQKADEITQEELNLRKATLHQDEVINMQYTSGTTGFPKGVMLTHYNIVNNGNQIADCMKLTNKDRLCIPVPFFHCFGCVLGVLAAVSKGATMVILEQFDAAQVLQAVDNEKCTALHGVPTMFIAELNHPSFNSYNLTHLRTGIMAGSTCPMEVMTKVMNEMGAKEITIAYGQTESSPVITQTRTDDPIELKVGSVGKPHPNVEVKVVIPGTKQEQEKGVPGELLTRGYHVMKGYYNNSSATNEAIDDEGWLHTGDLAVLYDNGYLEITGRMKDMIIRGGENVYPREIEEFLYQHPTILDVQVTGIPDEKYGEEIVAWIILKEGATTTVQDIKSFCKGNISHHKIPKYIQFVDEYPMTASGKIQKFKLKELAVKQFQ; this is encoded by the coding sequence ATGTCTCTAAGAAAGATAACCGTTGGTGAATTATTAGAAGAACAAGTGAATTTGTATCCAGACCAGGAAGCAGTGATCTATCCAGAACTAAATATGAGAAAAACATATAGTGAATTTAACGAGATGGTTGATAAAGCCGCAAAAGGTTTAATGGCTCTCGGTATCAAGAAGGGTGAGCATGTAGCTATATGGTCTGATAATAAACCTGAATGGCTTACTTCTCAATTTGCCACAGGTAAAATGGGTGCTGTACTTGTAACCGTTAACACGAACTATCAAGCAAAAGAGCTGGAATATCTCTTAAAACAATCTGATGCTACCACTTTAATTATGGCAGAGAGTTACAAGGGAACATCTTATATTGACATTTTAAAGAAGGTTTGTCCTGAATTCTCTACAGCAGAAAAAGGAAAATTACATTCAGGAAAGCTTCCAAGGCTAAAAAATATCATTATCATTGGTGAGACTACCTATTCGTTCGCATATAACTGGGATGAAGTCTTGCAAAAAGCAGACGAAATAACCCAAGAAGAACTCAATCTTAGAAAAGCGACATTGCATCAGGATGAAGTAATTAATATGCAGTATACATCAGGTACCACTGGCTTTCCAAAAGGCGTAATGCTGACACATTATAATATCGTTAATAATGGCAACCAAATTGCAGATTGTATGAAGCTAACAAATAAAGATAGATTATGTATTCCCGTCCCATTTTTTCACTGTTTTGGTTGTGTGCTTGGGGTTCTGGCCGCAGTATCGAAGGGTGCAACCATGGTAATTCTCGAGCAGTTTGATGCTGCACAGGTACTCCAAGCTGTAGATAATGAAAAATGTACAGCACTTCATGGTGTACCAACGATGTTTATTGCAGAATTGAATCATCCAAGTTTTAACTCATACAATCTAACTCATTTACGTACAGGTATTATGGCTGGCTCAACTTGTCCAATGGAAGTAATGACAAAGGTCATGAATGAAATGGGTGCAAAAGAAATTACAATTGCCTATGGGCAAACAGAGTCATCACCGGTAATTACACAAACAAGAACGGATGACCCCATTGAACTAAAGGTAGGATCAGTAGGTAAACCACACCCTAATGTTGAGGTTAAAGTTGTAATACCTGGAACAAAGCAAGAGCAGGAAAAGGGAGTCCCAGGTGAATTATTGACAAGAGGCTATCATGTTATGAAAGGTTATTATAATAATTCTTCTGCAACCAATGAAGCAATTGATGATGAGGGCTGGCTTCATACTGGTGATCTCGCCGTATTATATGATAATGGCTATTTGGAGATCACTGGGCGCATGAAGGATATGATCATACGAGGTGGGGAAAATGTTTATCCACGTGAGATAGAAGAATTTCTGTATCAGCATCCAACCATTCTTGATGTTCAGGTAACAGGTATTCCCGATGAAAAATATGGTGAAGAAATTGTCGCCTGGATCATTTTAAAGGAAGGTGCGACTACGACCGTTCAAGATATTAAGTCATTTTGCAAAGGAAATATCTCTCATCATAAAATACCGAAGTATATACAATTTGTGGACGAATATCCAATGACCGCGAGTGGGAAAATCCAAAAATTTAAGTTAAAGGAACTAGCTGTTAAACAATTTCAGTAA
- a CDS encoding acetyl-CoA carboxylase biotin carboxyl carrier protein subunit, with protein MELTANMAGNVWKIVVNEGDKVEEDQDVVILESMKMEIPIAAEEAGTIKELKVAEGDFVNEGDVLAIIE; from the coding sequence ATGGAATTAACTGCAAATATGGCTGGTAACGTATGGAAAATTGTTGTAAACGAAGGGGATAAAGTAGAAGAGGATCAGGACGTTGTTATTCTTGAATCTATGAAGATGGAAATTCCTATTGCTGCGGAAGAGGCAGGTACCATAAAAGAGCTGAAGGTTGCGGAAGGTGACTTTGTAAACGAAGGGGACGTACTGGCAATCATAGAATAA